The genomic stretch GCTCTTCATCCTTTTGCCTTCGCCCTTTGCCCTTCATCCTCGCACCTACCTTCGTCCCGTCTTGCATCGGGGTGCCCGCCACGCGGCGGTGCTGAGATCACACCCGTTGAACCTGCGCAGGTAATGCTGCGAAGGGAACCCGCCTCTGGCGGCACCTCCGTGCAAGGAAACCAACCGGAGGACCATGCTTCGACTCTTCATTCCATGCTGGATTGCTTTCGCGCCGCTCGGCCTGAACGCTCAGTTGCAGATTGCGGGTACCGTGCTCGGCGAAGGCGATGCGCCCTTGGCGGGCGCCAACGTGGTGCTCGGCGGTGACCTCGCCTTCGGTGGCGCCACGGATACGCAGGGTCATTTCACGATAAGAGGCCTTCGTCCCGGAGACCTGCGCCTGCGCGTGAGCATGGTGGGCTACCAGCGCATCGACACCGTGATTGTCGCGATGGAAGGGATGCCTGATCTGCTGATCCGCTTAAGCCCCGATGTCATCGCCATGCGTGCGGCCGAGGTCACCGCCCTGCGTGCCAGCGAGCGCTCGCCCTTTGCGCGCACCACGCTCGACCGCGAGCAGATCGACCGCATCAACACCGGCGTGGACCTGCCCTACTTGCTGGAGCAGCAGCCCGGCGTGGTGTCCACCAGCGATGGCGGCACCGGCATCGGTTACACCTACATGCGCATCCGCGGCACCGACGCCACGCGCACCAACATCACCGTGAACGGTGTGCCCTTCAACGACCCTGAGAGCCAGGGCGCCTTCTTGGTGAACATGCCCGACCTGGCCACCAGCGCGGAGGACATCGAGGTGCAGCGCGGCGTTGGCGCCAGCACCAATGGACCTGCTGCCTTCGGCGCGAGCGTGAACATCCGGACCACGGCGGTGAAGCGCGCGCCGTGGGGACTGCTCAGCGCCAGCGGCGGCTCCTTCGGCACGCAGCGCTATTCCGCCAGCGCGGGCACGGGCCTCATCAATGGCCGCTTCAGCCTCGATGCACGATTGTCGTCCATCGCCACCGACGGATATGTCGATCGCGCTTCGGCCGATCTGAAGAGCTACTTCCTGCAAGGCGCTTGGATCGGCGCGAAGCGCTCGCTGCGTTTCGTCCACTTCCGGGGGAAGGAGGTCACCTACCAGGCCTGGGGCGGCGTGCCGCGCGAGGTGATCGACACCAACCGCACCTTCAATCCCTACACCTACGAGAACGAGGTGGACCACTATGACCAGGCGCACCATCAATTGCTCTTCGATCAGCGGCTCGGCGCGAACGCGACGATGAACCTCACGCTCTTCCGCGTGGATGGCACTGGTTACTTCGAGCAGTTCCGCGAAGCGGATGAGCTGGTGAACTATGGCATCGCGCCAGCGATCATCAATGGCGATACGGTTTCCACCAGCGACCTCATCCGCAGGCGCTGGCTCGACAACACGCTCATGGGCGCTAACCTCAGCGCTGACCTGAAGCTCGGCGCGCACCGCCTCTTGCTCGGCGGCAGCTACAGCGACTACCAGGGGCAGCACTTCGGCGAGCTCATCTGGGCCCGCTACGCCGGCACCACCAGCATCGGCGACCGGTATTATGACAACGAAGCGAGCAAGACTGACGCAAACGCATTCGCCAAGCTCACCTACGCAGTGCGCAACGGGATCGACCTGTTCGGCGATGTGCAGATGCGCCACGTGACGCACCGGTTGGAGATGCTTAATGACGACTTCACGCCAGCCGATCAGACCATCAGCTTCACCTTCTTCAATCCCAAGGCCGGCGTCCTTTGGCGCGTGCATGATGGCGGACGTGCATATGCATCCATCGCAGTGGGCCAGCGCGAGCCCAACCGGGAGGACCTTCTGGAGACCACACCTGCGAGTCGGCCGAAGAGCGAGCGCCTGATCGACTACGAACTGGGCTACGACCGGCGCTCCGGACGGCTTAGTGCGGGCATCAACCTCTACTATATGGACTACACCGACCAGCTCGTGCTCACCGGCGAGTTGAACGATGTGGGCGCCGCCCTGCGCACCAATGTGCCGCGCAGCTACCGCGCCGGTGTGGAGCTGATGGGCGCCGTGCAAGTGGGACGGCGCATCACCTGGCGCGCAAACGCCACATTGAGCCGCAACCGTATCACCGCCTTCACCGAGTATATCGATGATTGGGACAACGGCGGGCAGCAGGCCTTCACCTACGAGGAGGGCACGCTCGCCTTCTCACCGGCCGTGATTGCCGGGAGCGAAATGGCCCTGCGCATATGGAACAGCGTGGAGCGCGGCAACGCCGACCTCACCTTCGTCACCAAATACGTGGGGGAACAGTACCTGGACAACAGCGCCAGCGCGGACCGACGCCTCGACGCCTTCGTCGTGAACGACCTGCGGGCCAACGTGACGCTGCTGGCAAAGGGCACGCGCGGCATCGATTTCAACCTCACC from Flavobacteriales bacterium encodes the following:
- a CDS encoding TonB-dependent receptor, translating into MLRLFIPCWIAFAPLGLNAQLQIAGTVLGEGDAPLAGANVVLGGDLAFGGATDTQGHFTIRGLRPGDLRLRVSMVGYQRIDTVIVAMEGMPDLLIRLSPDVIAMRAAEVTALRASERSPFARTTLDREQIDRINTGVDLPYLLEQQPGVVSTSDGGTGIGYTYMRIRGTDATRTNITVNGVPFNDPESQGAFLVNMPDLATSAEDIEVQRGVGASTNGPAAFGASVNIRTTAVKRAPWGLLSASGGSFGTQRYSASAGTGLINGRFSLDARLSSIATDGYVDRASADLKSYFLQGAWIGAKRSLRFVHFRGKEVTYQAWGGVPREVIDTNRTFNPYTYENEVDHYDQAHHQLLFDQRLGANATMNLTLFRVDGTGYFEQFREADELVNYGIAPAIINGDTVSTSDLIRRRWLDNTLMGANLSADLKLGAHRLLLGGSYSDYQGQHFGELIWARYAGTTSIGDRYYDNEASKTDANAFAKLTYAVRNGIDLFGDVQMRHVTHRLEMLNDDFTPADQTISFTFFNPKAGVLWRVHDGGRAYASIAVGQREPNREDLLETTPASRPKSERLIDYELGYDRRSGRLSAGINLYYMDYTDQLVLTGELNDVGAALRTNVPRSYRAGVELMGAVQVGRRITWRANATLSRNRITAFTEYIDDWDNGGQQAFTYEEGTLAFSPAVIAGSEMALRIWNSVERGNADLTFVTKYVGEQYLDNSASADRRLDAFVVNDLRANVTLLAKGTRGIDFNLTVRNLFSELYESNGWVYSYQADGRRQEFVGLYPQAPVNVLGGFTIRF